CCATAAATACCAATACCATCGCCAAACCAGCCACAATGGAAATGATACCTTGAGCTCTAGCTTCTTTACCCAAAGTTGGACCAATAATGGCCTCTTCTACGATTCTTGTAGGTGCCGGTAATGAACCTGCTTTCAAGATATTGGCTAAATCTTTAGCCTCTTCCATAGTGAAATTACCTTCTATGATAGAATTACCATTAGGTATTTCTTGGTTCACCCTTGGAGCTGAATAAACGTAGTTATCTAAAACAATTGCTATTCTGTTATTGATATTTTCACGAGTAATTTTCGCCCATTTTCTAGCTCCTGTTGGATCCATACTCATATCAACAGCCGGTTGCCCTACTTGATCAAATGTTTGTCTGGCATCATTTACTACTTCACCAGTTAAAAGCGCTTCATTACCTCTTTGTGTTCTTACCACATAAAGCTCCAGTAAATCAGTACCATTATCCAATTTTCTTGGCTTAACATCCCACAATAGTCTTGTGTTTCTTGGGAATAGAGTTTGAATGTCTTCTCTTTGAATTATATCATTGATCTTTGCTGTATCTGTAACATCGTACACTAAACCTTGACCCTTGATTAAACTAAATAGTGGCGATACGTTTTGAGCATTTTCCAATGAATCAAGAGTTGTATCTGCTGAATCTGTTTCTTGTCCTTCTGTAGAAGTAGAGTCATCATCTTGTAATAAATCTGCTAAGTTACCACTCTCTTCTTCTGAAACTTCAGATGAATCTTCTGAACCCAATTCATTTTTCTGATTAGCTTTTTGCTCTGCTACTAAGATTTCATTTGCTGCTGTAAGGGCATCTGAAACCTCATTGATTTCTACTACTTGCAAAAACTCTAATTTAGCAACGCCTTGTAATAATTTTTTTACTCTCTCAGGATTATCAACTCCAGGTAACTCAATTTGGATCCGGCCAGTATTTTCTAATTTTTGAATATTAGGCTGAGAAGTACCAAATCTATCTATCCTGGTTCTTAGGATATTAAAAGATCGGTCAATTGCATCATCAACTTCTGAACGAATAATCCTTAAGACCTCAGAGTCTTCAGTTTGAAAGCTGATTCTATCTCTATTGGCCGAAGTAGCGAAGAATTCACTTAATTTTTTATCGGGATATTCTTCTTGGTAAGCTTGGTAAAAAAGATTGACAAAAGTCTCTTGACTCGTTTTTTGTCTTGTCCTAGCAGTTTCTAGAGCATTGGTTAAGCCTTCATCTTCATTATTACCACTTAAACCTTTGATTATATCAACTGGAGATACCTCTAGAGTCACGTGCATACCGCCCTGTAAATCTAGGCCTAAGTTTAACTCCATATCCTGAACTTCCTTATAGGTAAATTCTACACCTAAAAGGTTATAAACAGGAACATTGTAAACAGAATCTAAATAATTCTGTCTCTTTCCATAGTCAATATTTCCAGCCTCATCTGTGGCTTGTTCAGTGGCATCTTCTTTTATGCCGTTTGACACGAACGTGAATGACAAGTAATAGACACATAATAATGTGACTATAGTAGTCATAAACACGATAAATCCTCTGTTTTTCATCTGTATTTATTATTTAATTAAATTGATTTTATAAATCGCAATTGAAATAGATGCGACTTAAATTGTTACTAGGTTTAAAAAATTTGGGTGGTTCTTGATATTATATATTCAAGAGTTTGATTTGAGAACTCAATAATTATTAAGGTGCATTAGGGGAGATGATGAGCCTAAATAATGTATGAAAAAAATTATGGTAAGCTTTTTCTACATATTCCAATAAAGTAAAATCTTCTTTATCGGGGTTTGGGATTTCTAATATTAGATCAAATGAGTGGAATAAATTGAATTGCATTACCGGCAAAAGCACATCATAGGACATTACCTGAAATTCTGCTGCAGGCTCTTTTTGCTCTTTTTGCTCGGTTTGATTTAACTCGTCCTGATTTTCTATTGAATAAGGTTGTTGGAAAAACAATAAGATAGCCAAAGCCAGCCCAAATATTAGACTGCCTGTTTGTTTCATTGACGATATGTTATTCCTTCTTTTCATTCTTAGGGATGCAAATGTAATTAAAATTCAGGAAATTCAATATAATTATCTAAAATCAAGCCGATTAAAATAGGGCGATGGCTTCATAATCCTAAGGGAAAAATCTGATTTGGATAGCCAATCTCTTGTTTACCTTTTCAAAATTATTCTAAAGGTGGTGCCTTTGTTGACTATTGACTCTTTTACTGAGATTTTACCGTTGTGATAATTTTCAATGATTCGCTTGGCCAACGTAAGGCCCAGTCCCCAGCCTCTTTTCTTAGTTGAGAAGCCTGGTTGGAAAATCTCTTTTATTTTGCTGGAAGGTATTCCTTTTCCCGTATCGCTAATATCGATCAATGCATCCCCATATTTCCCCTCTTTTAAAGTGATAGTAATTTCCCCCTCACCACTCATGGCGTCAATAGCATTCTTGCACAAATTTTCAATTACCCAGTCAAAAAGTGGCTTGTTGATATCTGCTGTTACTAAGTCATCTTTGGATACAAAATTGATGAATACTTTCTTGGAGGTTCTTTTTTGTAAATAACTAACAGTTGATTGGATCAATTTTGAAATGTTTTCGTCTTTCAAAACAGGAACAGAGCCAATGCTGGAAAATCTCGAAGTGATTAACTCCAATTTACTGATGTCCTTCTCTAGCTCCTTAGTAACCTCTTTATCTTTTAGGTCATCATCGATTTTCATGATTTCAAGCCAAGCCATTAAAGAGGATAGTGGTGTACCCAGCTGATGGGCAGTTTCTTTTGCTAAGCCTACCCATACCTGGTTCTGCTCAGCTTTTCGAGAATAAGAAAATGAAACGTACCCAAAAAACACAAACGCGGCAATGACTGAAAGCTGGATATAAGGATAGTATTTCAATCGGTAGATTAAATCAGAATTTCTATAGTAGATATATTGGTTATCGCTAGAGTCAGTTGATTCTGTTCCGCTAATTAATATAGGCTCATACTCTTGCTCCATAATTGCCAACTCATTTTTGA
This is a stretch of genomic DNA from Marivirga harenae. It encodes these proteins:
- the secDF gene encoding protein translocase subunit SecDF — encoded protein: MKNRGFIVFMTTIVTLLCVYYLSFTFVSNGIKEDATEQATDEAGNIDYGKRQNYLDSVYNVPVYNLLGVEFTYKEVQDMELNLGLDLQGGMHVTLEVSPVDIIKGLSGNNEDEGLTNALETARTRQKTSQETFVNLFYQAYQEEYPDKKLSEFFATSANRDRISFQTEDSEVLRIIRSEVDDAIDRSFNILRTRIDRFGTSQPNIQKLENTGRIQIELPGVDNPERVKKLLQGVAKLEFLQVVEINEVSDALTAANEILVAEQKANQKNELGSEDSSEVSEEESGNLADLLQDDDSTSTEGQETDSADTTLDSLENAQNVSPLFSLIKGQGLVYDVTDTAKINDIIQREDIQTLFPRNTRLLWDVKPRKLDNGTDLLELYVVRTQRGNEALLTGEVVNDARQTFDQVGQPAVDMSMDPTGARKWAKITRENINNRIAIVLDNYVYSAPRVNQEIPNGNSIIEGNFTMEEAKDLANILKAGSLPAPTRIVEEAIIGPTLGKEARAQGIISIVAGLAMVLVFMVAYYSKGGLVANIALVFNIFFILGILAQLNAALTLPGIAGIVLTIGMSIDANVLIFERIREEMRAGSPLLKAITSGYEKAYSSIVDANVTTFLTGAILYWLGQGPVKGFAITLMIGIACSFFSAVFITRVIVSWMSKKGDQSKISFATPFSKNLFSNINFNFMSKRKMAYIGSGIVIVIGVVLMVTKGLTLGVDFTGGRSYVVRFAEQVETTSLKVALDGKLEDAGTEVKTYGANNILKVTTSYLVNEESTEADNEVKTKIISGIAEATGMQYVEDETAVDESNFTISGSSKVGATIADDIRNSSQESVIFALIAIFIYILIRFRRWQFGLGAVVALFHDTLFVLSAFAIAKLLGFSFEIDQVFIAAILTVIGYSINDTVVVFDRIRETLGIKSKASNVETFNTAINNTISRTLMTSITTLVVILILFIFGGEVLRGFSFALLIGILVGTYSSIFIATPVVLDLAKRKKKAVEA
- a CDS encoding sensor histidine kinase: MVNQSENPFMGNASTFYQSKAALKWIALAFSLIIGIASVLYTNSIVEELKEREERSIELWAKTLEYTSDPDNSENLIFIFQEIVTPNNSIPVIVTDANGNPSIFRNIKIDSSKNDEAAMQEILKNELAIMEQEYEPILISGTESTDSSDNQYIYYRNSDLIYRLKYYPYIQLSVIAAFVFFGYVSFSYSRKAEQNQVWVGLAKETAHQLGTPLSSLMAWLEIMKIDDDLKDKEVTKELEKDISKLELITSRFSSIGSVPVLKDENISKLIQSTVSYLQKRTSKKVFINFVSKDDLVTADINKPLFDWVIENLCKNAIDAMSGEGEITITLKEGKYGDALIDISDTGKGIPSSKIKEIFQPGFSTKKRGWGLGLTLAKRIIENYHNGKISVKESIVNKGTTFRIILKR